In Helianthus annuus cultivar XRQ/B chromosome 3, HanXRQr2.0-SUNRISE, whole genome shotgun sequence, a single window of DNA contains:
- the LOC110932369 gene encoding uncharacterized protein LOC110932369, translated as MSSTPAVDIVEPSSEPERDLHRRLRERFRMVAETIETDAADDDTFYEVRVDMADAEENRILNEIGKPSLDGLPASINEPTIDNNNFEIKAGTISMLQNAVQFYGKDHEDPSVHITGFLLVCATFRICDASPDAIRLRLFPFSLRDGAKEWLLSLPAGSITTWNQLAEKFFQKYFPPKKTIRLRTKILNFRQDEDESLYEAWERFKELMRKVPHHGLPKWQQCQIFYHGLDSQGQMMVDTYSGGDIGTKNATEAFEILEKCAAKKRTQQPPRGKSSRQGVHHVDDYTAMTARMDALSSKFDRVMEMHSRGSSSGGAYQVGDFPTGEMSHQHVDFMGNQYRPQNNPYSNTYNPGWKNHPNFSWKPDASNQHPPGFAPRPTAPTHGAYGPPRPQQTPSSSDPSVHDMLSQILAGQNTQKAENEKRFREYDSRFTRHETKAITLRSGKTAQAIPPAVSEKPVDDEEVDEEIEAESPGEVQQRRVPASTARPKEPVREYVPPIPYPGRLKKQKMEEHYGKFLELFKQLHINLPFVEALA; from the exons ATGTCCTCAACCCCTGCTGTTGATATCGTTGAGCCTTCATCGGAGCCGGAGCGCGATCTTCACCGGAGACTGCGGGAGCGGTTTCGCATGGTAGCCGAGACGATTGAGACAGACGCAGCAGACGACGACACCTTCTACGAGGTTCGGGTAGACATGGCGGACGCGGAAGAGAATAGGATCTTGAATGAAATTGGAAAACCGTCACTCGATGGTTTGCCTGCGAGCATCAATGAACCGACAATCGACAATAATAATTTCGAGATCAAGGCTGGCACCATATCGATGTTGCAGAATGCGGTGCAGTTTTATGGCAAGGATCACGAGGATCCTAGTGTTCACATCACGGGGTTTCTATTGGTTTGTGCCACATTTAGGATTTGTGATGCATCACCGGATGCTATCCGCCTTCGGCTCTTTCCGTTTTCCTTACGGGATGGAGCCAAGGAGTGGCTTCTTTCACTTCCAGCTGGATCTATCACTACATGGAATCAATTAGCTGAGAAGTTCTTTCAGAAATATTTCCCTCCAAAGAAAACTATTCGGTTGAGAACCAAGATTCTGAACTTTCGTCAGGACGAGGACGAGTCCCTTTACGAGGCATGGGAGCGGTTTAAAGAGCTTATGAGAAAGGTCCCACATCACGGGTTGCCCAAGTGGCAACAATGTCAGATCTTCTATCATGGTTTGGACAGTCAGGGACAGATGATGGTTGATACCTACTCGGGTGGTGATATCGGCACGAAAAATGCCACCGAGGCATTTGAGATTCTTGAGAAGTGTGCCGCGAAAAAGCGGACGCAACAGCCCCCGAGGGGAAAGAGTTCTCGGCAGGGAGTTCATCATGTGGACGACTACACAGCCATGACAGCACGTATGGATGCCTTATCTTCGAAATTTGATCGAGTGATGGAAATGCACTCGAGAGGTTCTTCGAGTGGGGGAGCATATCAGGTAGGTGATTTTCCGACGGGAGAGATGTCACACCAGCATGTTGATTTCATGGGAAACCAATACCGTCCTCAAAACAATCCCTACAGCAATACTTATAATCCGGGGTGGAAGAATCATCCAAACTTTAGTTGGAAGCCCGATGCTTCTAACCAGCATCCACCCGGATTTGCTCCACGTCCCACAGCTCCGACTCATGGAGCATATGGTCCACCTCGACCTCAGCAGACGCCTTCCTCTAGCGATCCTAGTGTGCATGATATGCTTAGTCAAATCTTAGCTGGTCAAAACACTCAAAAAGCGGAGAATGAGAAGCGCTTTAGGGAGTATGACAGCCGTTTCACGAGGCACGAGA CAAAGGCCATCACGTTGAGAAGCGGCAAGACCGCTCAAGCCATCCCTCCGGCTGTTTCAGAAAAGCCAGTCGATGACGAGGAGGTTGATGAGGAGATTGAGGCTGAGTCTCCGGGTGAGGTGCAACAGAGGCGagtcccagcaagtaccgcacgacCCAAGGAGCCAGTGAGAGAGTATGTCCCTCCCATTCCATATCCGGGGAGGTTgaagaagcagaaaatggaagaACACTATGGTAAATTCCTCGAGCTTTTTAAGCAACTTCATATAAATTTACCATTTGTCGAGGCACTTGCTTAA